The Calypte anna isolate BGI_N300 chromosome 20, bCalAnn1_v1.p, whole genome shotgun sequence genome includes a region encoding these proteins:
- the LOC103532166 gene encoding E3 ubiquitin-protein ligase RNF182-like, translating to MAQQDGEQELQSLGTPHLECHICYSRYDPRTRRPKLLPCGHRLCSRCLHKMVALGDTSPHHLCCPFCRQQSPVPGGDVQQLQDDGEVLALVMGHEPAKKRGAPQSPEVLLCPNVLEPMPGPDCLVVTILDVPEDVSPPDGLGGLDLVQLYHPTSLDSLPCHSPRQKCHSWGWQAAPHCILSVLGLLYFSSLPFGIYLLLIEHHGLGIILVSLVPSTLLLCIIYSLCQCLCREVFVFPHS from the coding sequence ATGGCCCAGCAGGATGGTGAGCAGGAGCTGCAATCACTCGGGACCCCCCATCTGGAGTGCCATATCTGCTACAGCCGCTACGACCCACGAACCCGCAGACCCAAACTGCTCCCCTGCGGCCACCGCCTCTGCTCCAGGTGCCTGCACAAGATGGTGGCACTGGGAGACACGTCACCCCACCACCTCTGCTGCCCCTTCTGCCGCCAGCAGAGCCCAGTGCCTGGTGGGGAcgtccagcagctgcaggatgaCGGTGAGGTGCTGGCCCTGGTGATGGGCCATGAGCCAGCCAAGAAGAGGGGTGCCCCCCAGTCCCCTGAGGTCCTCCTCTGCCCCAACGTGCTGGAGCCCATGCCTGGCCCTGACTGCCTGGTTGTCACCATCCTGGATGTGCCAGAGGATGTGTCCCCACCAGACGGCCTAGGTGGGCTGGATCTGGTGCAGCTCTACCACCCCACCAGCCTGGACTCACTGCCCTGCCACAGCCCCAGGCAGAAGTGCCACTCCTGGGGTTGGCAAGCTGCCCCCCACTGCATCCTGAGCGTCCTTGGCCTCCTCTACTTCAGCTCCCTGCCCTTCGGCATCTACCTCCTGCTCATCGAGCATCACGGCCTGGGCATCATCCTGGTCAGCCTTGTGCCCTCCACGCTCCTCCTCTGCATCATCTACAGCCTCTGCCAGTGCCTGTGTCGGGAGGTCTTTGTGTTCCCCCACTCATGA